A part of Desulfobacter sp. genomic DNA contains:
- a CDS encoding adenylate/guanylate cyclase domain-containing protein, whose product MSDKIRELKAIFNSFDPKGQKEKIEDCLQRFESGISTLNDATDCKVAVLWMKNIFFQDMGDFAGAEALLEEALEAIEASPAVELTKWKLKIYLSLGYIHLEQYNFIDAEFFFSKALDLAVAHTGLKNFLGEIYARLAEVSIHLNRYAQAKKYVTREKKAAYAVYKAKSPAEKGAALGYAYSLIDFCRIKRIIGLVDHTLSDSIEDALSIFVTQNFTKGILRAKLESAQLLLELNFTDRALFMIQGIEPTFQERQMYKECITAGLLIAKFHKKMLDYSLAESKLSELVDLSRKQNLSNALIMADVYYEMGLICYETDREEKAMGLFKSSAKIGMLAGVKRYIFRAFDAARLVDKKEAKVILSSDLVYQDAAFIRNRMAGQTSPFHSGNQKRKLFASTLFVDIAGFSALMKDSDETTTVQMIDELMDRICVIIFRNRGYIDKFLGDGFMAIFEHGDQAEADIAVNAIRAGIEINRAIHTKNMRFKEAYGMDREIIFRMGISTGEIYALFLGNFIKREFTFLGNAVNLASKLEARADQKGLLMDETTHTLVSDRVAGDPRELDIPGLGRTKAYSFRGFAHKEGVDPAFQNLIS is encoded by the coding sequence ATGTCCGATAAAATACGTGAACTCAAAGCCATTTTCAACTCTTTTGACCCCAAGGGACAAAAAGAAAAAATCGAAGACTGCCTGCAGCGGTTCGAATCCGGCATTTCAACGCTGAACGACGCGACTGATTGCAAGGTCGCCGTTCTCTGGATGAAGAATATTTTCTTCCAGGACATGGGGGACTTTGCCGGAGCAGAAGCCCTTCTTGAAGAGGCGTTGGAGGCAATCGAAGCATCGCCCGCCGTGGAACTGACCAAATGGAAACTGAAAATTTACCTTTCCCTGGGGTATATCCACCTGGAGCAGTACAATTTCATTGATGCCGAATTCTTTTTTTCCAAAGCCCTGGATCTGGCCGTCGCCCATACCGGATTAAAGAATTTTCTAGGCGAAATTTACGCCCGTCTGGCCGAAGTCAGCATCCACCTGAACCGGTATGCTCAGGCCAAAAAATATGTCACCCGTGAAAAAAAGGCGGCCTATGCCGTCTACAAGGCCAAATCCCCGGCAGAAAAAGGGGCGGCCCTGGGCTATGCCTATTCCCTAATAGATTTTTGCCGGATCAAGCGGATCATCGGCCTGGTGGACCATACCCTCAGCGACTCCATAGAAGACGCCCTGTCCATTTTCGTCACCCAGAATTTCACCAAGGGCATCCTCAGGGCCAAGCTGGAATCGGCCCAACTGCTGCTGGAACTCAACTTCACTGACCGCGCCCTCTTCATGATCCAGGGCATTGAGCCCACCTTCCAGGAGCGGCAGATGTACAAGGAATGCATCACCGCAGGCCTTCTCATCGCAAAATTCCATAAAAAAATGCTGGATTACAGCCTGGCCGAATCCAAGCTGAGTGAGCTGGTGGACCTCTCCCGGAAACAGAACCTGTCCAACGCATTGATCATGGCCGATGTCTATTATGAAATGGGCCTGATCTGCTATGAAACCGACCGGGAGGAAAAGGCCATGGGGCTGTTTAAATCCTCGGCAAAGATCGGTATGCTGGCCGGGGTAAAGCGGTATATTTTCAGGGCCTTTGACGCGGCACGCCTCGTGGATAAAAAAGAGGCCAAGGTGATCCTCAGTTCCGATCTGGTCTATCAGGATGCCGCCTTTATCCGGAACCGCATGGCCGGGCAGACCAGCCCCTTCCATTCAGGCAACCAGAAGCGCAAACTGTTCGCATCTACCCTGTTTGTGGATATCGCGGGATTTTCCGCCCTCATGAAAGACTCCGACGAGACCACCACCGTCCAAATGATCGATGAACTCATGGACCGGATCTGTGTGATCATTTTCAGGAACCGGGGATATATCGACAAATTCCTCGGGGACGGATTTATGGCCATATTCGAGCACGGGGATCAGGCAGAGGCCGATATTGCCGTCAACGCCATACGGGCTGGTATTGAAATCAACCGGGCCATCCACACCAAAAACATGAGGTTCAAGGAAGCCTACGGCATGGACCGGGAAATCATCTTCCGCATGGGCATCAGCACCGGGGAAATATATGCCCTCTTTCTGGGCAATTTCATCAAACGGGAATTCACCTTCCTGGGCAACGCCGTAAACCTGGCGTCAAAGCTGGAAGCCAGGGCCGATCAAAAGGGCCTTCTCATGGATGAAACCACCCATACACTGGTCAGTGACCGGGTGGCCGGCGACCCAAGGGAGCTGGACATTCCCGGGCTGGGCCGTACCAAGGCATACAGTTTCAGGGGATTCGCCCACAAGGAAGGGGTGGATCCCGCTTTTCAAAACCTTATTTCTTAA